In Crassostrea angulata isolate pt1a10 chromosome 6, ASM2561291v2, whole genome shotgun sequence, a genomic segment contains:
- the LOC128190863 gene encoding uncharacterized protein LOC128190863: MEDYVHMFTMLMFGVNVCLSSTTVDPNMCSLGICCSDYILEGDRCIVCPSGRHGKHCSIVCPNGFFGQKCQNKCPSDCNNTCNKVSGSCPGQRQGNNTTSYTKDNPTTNDFEKQLANFLGENLWIIIGVTSIFVSISFIGALIYCEICKRKKEEVTTTFQSDQNSQQLNGLRYESDSVFRNNSSTLQPPPRIHENTTPTGDNAATRPECEYSKSKKRYSLVKKITISREMTSHSEYSDENEDMYDSDEFDDSFDACKKVQISDLPKKDSFKTFQSENIKPKETYGKVWL, translated from the exons ATGGAGgattatgtacatatgtttacaatgctgaTGTTTGGTGTCAATGTGTGTTTAAGCTCTACTACCGTGGACCCCAATATGTGTAG CTTAGGTATATGCTGTTCAGACTATATCCTTGAAGGAGATCGGTGTAtag TGTGTCCAAGTGGAAGACATGGCAAACATTGTAGCATAGTCTGCCCTAATGGATTTTTCGGACAGAAGTGTCAGAACAAATGCCCATCAGATTGTAACAACACCTGCAATAAAGTATCTGGATCTTGCCCAGGCCAAAGACAAG GCAACAATACAACAAGTTACACTAAAGATAATCCAACAACGAATGATTTTGAGAAACAATTAGCAAATTTCCTAGGAGAAAACCTGTGGATAATAATTGGAGTAACATCGATATTTGTTTCTATTTCCTTCATCGGGGCGTTAATATACTGCGAAATCtg CAAACGGAAAAAAGAAGAAGTCACAACAACAT tCCAATCAGATCAAAACTCACAACAGTTAAACGGTTTAAGATATGAAAGCGATAGCGTTTTTCGCAACAATTCATCTACCTTACAACCGCCTCCTAGAATTCACGAAAACACTACGCCAACGGGAGATAATGCAGCTACGCGACCAGAATGTGAATATAGTAAATCCAAAAAGCGTTATAGTCTCgttaaaaaaataactatttcGCGGGAAATGACGTCACACTCAGAGTACAGCGACGAAAATGAAGACATGTATGACAGTGATGAATTTGACGACAGTTTTGATGCTTGTAAAAAAGTTCAAATTTCAGATCTTCCAAAGAAAGATTCCTTTAAAACGTTTCAATCCGAAAATATAAAACCAAAGGAAACTTATGGAAAAGTATGGCTTTAG